Proteins co-encoded in one Armatimonadota bacterium genomic window:
- a CDS encoding OsmC family protein, with product MAQVRVETEDRLQAQVRLAQEDRYRFSVAMDHPAWRLTVDEAPPLGTGAGPNPARPVATAVGHCLASSLQHCLERARVEGARLAVTVDVDIRRNARGRWRIGRILAGLDISGVSPAQRAAVERCRHLFEEFCIVTASVRQGIPVDVAVRVDGVEMA from the coding sequence ATGGCTCAGGTGCGCGTGGAGACTGAGGACCGCCTGCAGGCGCAGGTGCGCCTGGCTCAGGAAGACCGGTACCGGTTCAGCGTGGCCATGGACCACCCGGCCTGGCGGCTCACCGTGGACGAAGCCCCACCCCTCGGTACCGGGGCCGGCCCCAACCCGGCTCGCCCTGTGGCGACGGCCGTAGGTCACTGCCTGGCCAGTAGCCTCCAGCACTGCCTGGAGCGGGCCCGGGTCGAGGGAGCCCGGCTGGCCGTTACGGTCGATGTCGACATCCGCCGGAACGCGCGGGGGCGGTGGCGGATTGGCCGCATCCTGGCGGGGCTGGACATCAGCGGGGTATCCCCCGCGCAGCGGGCAGCGGTGGAGCGCTGCCGCCATCTATTCGAAGAGTTCTGCATCGTGACGGCGAGCGTCCGCCAGGGGATTCCGGTGGACGTGGCCGTCCGGGTGGATGGCGTCGAGATGGCATGA
- the sfsA gene encoding DNA/RNA nuclease SfsA: protein MSTVRNWVRTQLRSVRPPGHPWVPLPRPLVPVVVVRRLNRFAVAVRPEGGKTVLRLHLPNSGRMTELLRPGTRGLALLQRGRPRRRTAGTLLLVRYRRRWVGVDARLPNRLFEAAMRAGTLPAFRHYVRWRPEAPLGRGRVDFLLMGRDGVCLVETKSCNRVDGAVALFPDAPTARGARHLEDLARVAQRGGRAAVVWIVQRSDARALRPFAAADPDFARAAQRAAARGVRFYAYACRVTPRRVTLLRRIPVRLGAARWTDGAASAGG from the coding sequence ATGAGTACCGTTCGCAACTGGGTCCGGACCCAGTTGCGGTCGGTACGCCCGCCCGGACACCCCTGGGTCCCGCTGCCCCGGCCGCTCGTCCCCGTGGTGGTGGTCCGTCGGCTGAACCGTTTCGCGGTGGCGGTCCGGCCCGAGGGCGGGAAGACCGTCCTGCGACTCCACCTGCCCAACTCAGGGCGCATGACCGAACTGCTTCGCCCCGGGACCCGCGGTCTGGCGCTCCTGCAGCGCGGCCGCCCGCGCCGGCGCACGGCCGGCACTCTGCTCCTGGTGCGCTACCGGCGGCGCTGGGTCGGCGTGGACGCGCGCCTGCCCAACCGTCTCTTCGAGGCCGCCATGCGCGCAGGTACCCTGCCTGCGTTCCGGCACTACGTCCGCTGGAGGCCGGAAGCTCCGCTCGGCCGCGGGCGGGTGGACTTCCTCCTCATGGGGCGCGACGGCGTCTGTCTGGTGGAGACCAAGTCCTGCAACCGCGTGGACGGCGCCGTGGCCCTCTTCCCCGATGCCCCCACGGCCCGGGGGGCCCGCCACCTGGAGGACCTGGCCCGGGTGGCGCAACGCGGCGGGAGGGCCGCCGTGGTCTGGATCGTCCAGCGGAGCGACGCGCGAGCCCTGCGTCCCTTCGCCGCGGCGGACCCCGACTTCGCCCGGGCCGCGCAACGGGCCGCTGCCCGGGGCGTCCGGTTCTACGCGTACGCCTGCCGGGTCACGCCCCGGCGAGTGACCCTGCTGCGGCGGATCCCCGTGCGGTTGGGAGCGGCGCGCTGGACCGACGGGGCGGCCTCGGCCGGTGGCTGA
- a CDS encoding universal stress protein, whose translation MISTVLLATDGSVHARRATRLAADVARRYDARVVVLTAFEPVPHDLGSPYLEDLMAKRTAAAEAVAREAAGILEEAGVAHEVEVLEGPPVDAILRVAHARGCDLIVMGSRGLGPLRAALLGSVSQRVAAEAPCPVLIVR comes from the coding sequence ATGATCTCCACGGTCCTGCTCGCCACCGACGGATCGGTCCACGCCCGGCGGGCGACCCGGTTGGCCGCCGATGTGGCCCGACGGTACGATGCCCGCGTCGTCGTGCTGACGGCCTTCGAGCCTGTGCCGCACGACCTGGGGTCTCCCTACCTCGAGGACCTCATGGCGAAGCGCACGGCGGCGGCCGAGGCGGTGGCCCGCGAGGCGGCGGGAATCCTGGAGGAGGCCGGGGTGGCCCACGAGGTGGAGGTCCTGGAGGGGCCCCCGGTCGACGCCATCCTCCGAGTCGCCCATGCCCGCGGGTGCGACCTCATCGTCATGGGCTCGCGGGGACTCGGCCCGCTGCGGGCCGCCCTCCTAGGGTCCGTGAGCCAGCGGGTGGCGGCGGAGGCTCCCTGCCCGGTCCTCATCGTGCGCTGA
- a CDS encoding Hsp20/alpha crystallin family protein, translating to MALVKSRKAGRWWDPWREIDQLRRELDRLWGMDRWFDRTPGRGDETGLLPAVDLYDAGDQLVAKVDLPGVAPGDVEVTVEQGRLLTVRAARPVEEVKEDAYLWCERPAGRFVRTIELPVDVDVEQVKATLANGVLQVVLPKSTTAAPRRVAVTVER from the coding sequence ATGGCGCTGGTGAAGAGCCGAAAGGCAGGTCGATGGTGGGATCCCTGGCGGGAGATCGACCAGCTGCGCCGGGAGCTGGACCGGCTCTGGGGGATGGACCGGTGGTTCGACCGGACACCGGGGCGCGGCGACGAGACCGGGCTCCTGCCCGCCGTGGACCTCTACGACGCAGGGGACCAGCTCGTGGCCAAGGTAGACCTGCCCGGCGTGGCGCCCGGGGATGTGGAGGTGACGGTGGAGCAGGGCCGGCTGCTCACCGTCCGGGCGGCCCGCCCGGTCGAGGAGGTCAAGGAGGACGCCTACCTGTGGTGCGAGCGGCCCGCCGGGCGGTTCGTCCGGACCATCGAGCTGCCCGTGGACGTGGACGTCGAGCAGGTGAAGGCCACGCTGGCCAACGGCGTCCTGCAGGTAGTGCTGCCCAAGAGCACGACGGCGGCCCCCAGGCGGGTGGCCGTCACAGTGGAGCGGTAG
- a CDS encoding metal-sensitive transcriptional regulator produces the protein MAAPLRLGEEVTAPVAARLRRIEGQIRGLQRMLQEGRDCTEIAQQVAATRAALDRVAIDLIAAGLEQCLRMEVEGKPQAQSALRKLQRTFLMLR, from the coding sequence ATGGCGGCGCCCCTGCGGCTTGGCGAAGAGGTCACTGCGCCTGTGGCGGCGCGCCTGCGCCGCATCGAAGGCCAGATCCGCGGCTTGCAGCGGATGCTCCAGGAAGGGCGGGACTGCACGGAGATCGCCCAGCAGGTGGCAGCCACCCGGGCCGCTCTGGACCGGGTGGCCATCGACCTGATCGCGGCCGGACTGGAGCAGTGCCTCCGCATGGAGGTGGAGGGCAAGCCCCAGGCTCAGAGCGCCCTGCGCAAGCTGCAGCGCACCTTCCTCATGCTTCGGTAG
- the amrB gene encoding AmmeMemoRadiSam system protein B: MPLPKLRPLDAYPVRVDGRDLVCLRDLEGIVPDPVLLPPRTFLIASLLDGASDAVDVQAEYARRTGGELLFSWDLQRVIDELDRHGLLLTERFAERRRAVIEAYNAAPERPPFHAGKSYPADPRALVEELDCHLGAVVPAELAGVRPRGVVAPHIDLPRGGWCYAWAHRALAQDPPETVVVLGVAHGGAPVPFVLTAKPYATPLGPVRVDEAAVAFLSDRLDGLLHYEEAHRAEHSIEFQALFLRHLYGEAVGIVPLLCALPGAAARPPDETDGLVEALRAYRGGGRKVALLASVDFSHVGPRFGDGEPVDAALAARTSVRDREVLERVLAGDAEGFWQAVMEDGNRQRIDAALPVYVLLRVLAPTRGRLLRYGQAPDPAGGLVSFASIVLE; this comes from the coding sequence ATGCCCCTGCCGAAGCTCCGGCCGCTCGACGCCTACCCCGTGCGCGTCGACGGGCGTGACCTCGTCTGCCTGCGCGACCTGGAGGGGATCGTCCCCGATCCCGTCCTGCTGCCCCCGCGCACCTTTCTCATCGCCTCGTTGCTCGACGGGGCCTCCGACGCGGTGGACGTGCAGGCGGAATACGCCCGCCGCACGGGCGGGGAGCTGCTCTTCTCCTGGGACCTGCAGCGGGTCATCGACGAGCTGGACCGGCACGGGCTCCTGCTCACGGAGCGCTTCGCGGAGCGACGCCGGGCCGTGATCGAGGCGTACAACGCCGCTCCCGAGCGGCCGCCCTTCCACGCCGGCAAGTCCTACCCCGCGGACCCGCGTGCGCTGGTGGAGGAGCTGGACTGCCACCTGGGCGCGGTGGTCCCCGCGGAACTGGCCGGGGTGCGACCGCGCGGGGTCGTCGCGCCGCACATCGACCTGCCCCGCGGCGGGTGGTGCTATGCCTGGGCGCACCGGGCGCTGGCCCAGGATCCCCCGGAGACGGTCGTCGTCCTGGGAGTGGCCCATGGCGGCGCACCGGTGCCCTTCGTCCTGACGGCCAAGCCCTACGCCACGCCGCTGGGCCCCGTGCGGGTGGACGAGGCCGCCGTGGCCTTCCTCAGCGATCGCCTCGACGGCCTCCTCCACTATGAGGAGGCCCACCGGGCCGAGCACTCCATCGAGTTTCAGGCGCTCTTCCTGCGGCACCTGTACGGCGAGGCCGTAGGGATCGTCCCGCTCCTCTGTGCGCTCCCCGGCGCGGCGGCACGTCCTCCCGACGAGACGGACGGGCTGGTGGAGGCCCTGCGCGCCTACCGGGGCGGCGGCCGGAAGGTGGCGCTGCTGGCCAGCGTGGACTTCAGCCACGTGGGACCCCGCTTCGGGGACGGCGAGCCGGTGGACGCGGCGCTGGCCGCGCGAACGTCGGTACGGGACCGGGAGGTGCTGGAGCGGGTCCTGGCCGGGGACGCGGAGGGGTTCTGGCAGGCGGTGATGGAGGACGGCAACCGGCAGCGGATCGACGCGGCTCTGCCGGTCTACGTGCTCCTGCGGGTCCTGGCGCCGACGCGCGGACGGCTGCTCAGGTACGGCCAGGCTCCCGACCCGGCCGGAGGGCTGGTCTCCTTCGCCAGCATCGTGCTGGAGTGA
- the xylB gene encoding xylulokinase, which translates to MTPAGPCLLGLDVGTTGAKAVLVDASGAVRATATREYPLLVPRPGWTEQDPDAWWEASAEAIREALARSAVPPAQVAAVGLTGQMHGLVALDASGRVLRPAILWNDQRTHEECAWITERVGAERVIALTGNPALTGFTAPKLLWLRRHEPDVYGRIAHVLLPKDYLRFRLSGVLATDVADASGTTWLDVQRRTWSEEMLAALDVPRAWLPTVHESPEVTGRLTRAAAEATGLAEGTPVVAGAGDQAAQAVGTGIVREGLVAVTIGTSGVVFAHLDAPRIDPQGRVHAFCHAVPGRWHVMGVMLSAGGSLRWLRDALGVWSTRDAPDPYEQMTAEAAAVPPGAEGLLFLPYLTGERTPHADPFARGAFVGLTLRHTRAHLVRAVLEGVAFGLRDALEIIRGMGVAVAEVRASGGGARSPLWRQILADVLGVEVVTVTTTEGAAYGAALLAGVGAGLFSSVEAACETAVAPTGRTVPDGGRVGRYDALYRTYGALYPALRASARALHAVS; encoded by the coding sequence GTGACCCCCGCCGGGCCCTGCCTGCTGGGCCTCGACGTCGGGACGACCGGGGCCAAGGCGGTGCTGGTGGACGCCTCGGGAGCGGTGCGGGCCACGGCGACGCGGGAGTACCCGCTCCTCGTCCCCCGCCCGGGGTGGACGGAGCAGGACCCCGACGCCTGGTGGGAGGCCTCGGCCGAGGCGATCCGCGAGGCGCTCGCCCGGTCCGCGGTGCCGCCGGCGCAGGTCGCGGCGGTGGGGCTCACCGGCCAGATGCACGGCCTCGTGGCCCTCGACGCCAGCGGCCGCGTCCTGCGCCCGGCGATCCTCTGGAACGACCAGCGCACCCACGAGGAGTGCGCCTGGATCACCGAGCGTGTCGGTGCCGAGCGCGTCATCGCCCTCACCGGCAACCCCGCGCTCACGGGCTTCACCGCCCCCAAGCTCCTCTGGCTGCGCCGCCACGAGCCCGACGTCTACGGCCGCATCGCCCACGTCCTGCTGCCGAAGGACTACCTGCGCTTCCGGCTGTCGGGCGTGCTGGCCACCGACGTGGCCGACGCGTCCGGCACCACCTGGCTGGACGTGCAGCGGCGCACCTGGTCGGAAGAGATGCTCGCCGCCCTGGACGTCCCGCGGGCGTGGCTGCCGACCGTACACGAGTCACCCGAGGTGACCGGTCGCCTCACCCGGGCGGCCGCCGAGGCCACCGGGCTCGCCGAGGGGACGCCGGTGGTGGCCGGAGCGGGCGATCAGGCCGCCCAGGCCGTCGGCACCGGCATCGTACGCGAGGGCCTGGTCGCCGTGACCATCGGGACGTCCGGCGTCGTCTTCGCCCACCTCGACGCGCCGCGCATCGATCCGCAGGGGCGCGTGCACGCCTTCTGCCACGCCGTCCCCGGCCGCTGGCACGTCATGGGGGTGATGCTCTCGGCGGGCGGCTCGCTGCGCTGGCTGCGCGACGCGCTGGGCGTGTGGTCGACCCGGGACGCCCCGGACCCCTACGAGCAGATGACGGCGGAGGCGGCCGCGGTGCCGCCCGGTGCCGAGGGGCTCCTCTTCCTCCCCTACCTGACCGGCGAGCGCACGCCGCACGCCGACCCCTTCGCCCGCGGGGCATTCGTGGGCCTGACGCTGCGCCACACCCGCGCCCACCTGGTGCGGGCGGTGCTGGAGGGGGTGGCCTTCGGGCTGCGCGACGCCCTGGAGATCATCCGCGGGATGGGCGTGGCCGTCGCCGAAGTGCGCGCCTCCGGCGGCGGGGCACGCAGCCCGCTGTGGCGGCAGATCCTGGCGGACGTCCTGGGCGTCGAGGTGGTCACCGTGACCACCACGGAAGGCGCGGCCTACGGGGCGGCGTTGCTGGCCGGTGTGGGGGCGGGCCTCTTCTCCTCGGTGGAGGCCGCGTGCGAGACGGCCGTCGCCCCCACCGGCCGGACGGTCCCGGACGGCGGCCGGGTCGGACGGTACGACGCGCTCTACCGCACCTACGGGGCGCTCTACCCGGCGCTGCGGGCGAGCGCGCGGGCGCTGCACGCGGTCTCCTGA
- a CDS encoding DUF3795 domain-containing protein, whose product MPTPPRKGTPADFAGVCGLYWEGSAWYETLEVTCGTQGQVDLGKVCPVYACARERQVAHCGTCPDFPCLLLVQLAAQTGGGDLRIESAARRAHLGETAWANWAREQKMWLTHFCPLRTLPLHHPQDRTPPTVG is encoded by the coding sequence GTGCCGACGCCGCCGCGGAAGGGAACCCCGGCGGATTTCGCGGGGGTTTGCGGCCTCTACTGGGAAGGAAGCGCCTGGTACGAGACCCTGGAGGTGACCTGCGGCACGCAGGGCCAGGTCGACCTGGGGAAGGTGTGCCCGGTGTACGCCTGCGCCCGCGAGCGGCAGGTGGCCCACTGCGGCACCTGCCCCGACTTCCCCTGCCTCCTCCTGGTCCAGCTAGCCGCGCAGACCGGGGGAGGCGACCTGCGCATCGAGTCGGCCGCCCGCCGGGCCCACCTCGGCGAGACCGCCTGGGCGAACTGGGCCCGGGAGCAGAAGATGTGGCTCACCCACTTCTGCCCGCTGCGGACGCTCCCCCTCCACCACCCACAGGACCGCACGCCTCCCACAGTCGGCTGA
- a CDS encoding ZIP family metal transporter yields MAEASAARLALITFGGALATALATGLGGVPFLFVTRLPQALLGLAWGFSGGMMLSASVFNLVFAGVQMAGYNVVALGIALGAFAFWLADRRMGHHGLNFFHLRGAPARRVVLLIGSMTVHSISEGIAVGVGFGSGVLTLAVLLTIAIAIHNIPEGLAVSLPLRAEGFSGWACVGWSIFTSLPQPLLAVPAALAVAIFRPLVPLGFGLAAGAMGFLVANEMIPEAAEHSGRGNAAAAVIGGFLVMMLLQNVLQ; encoded by the coding sequence GTGGCTGAAGCCTCGGCAGCCCGACTGGCCCTGATCACCTTCGGGGGAGCGCTGGCCACGGCGCTGGCCACCGGGCTCGGCGGCGTCCCCTTCCTGTTCGTCACCCGTCTGCCGCAGGCGCTGCTGGGCCTGGCCTGGGGGTTCAGCGGCGGGATGATGCTCTCCGCCTCCGTCTTCAACCTGGTCTTCGCCGGCGTCCAGATGGCCGGCTACAACGTGGTGGCCCTGGGCATCGCCCTCGGGGCCTTCGCCTTCTGGCTGGCCGACCGCCGGATGGGGCACCACGGCCTGAACTTCTTCCACCTGCGGGGCGCTCCGGCCCGCCGCGTGGTCCTCCTCATCGGGAGCATGACCGTGCACAGCATCTCCGAAGGGATCGCCGTCGGGGTCGGGTTCGGATCGGGTGTGCTGACGCTGGCCGTCCTGCTGACCATCGCCATCGCCATCCACAACATCCCCGAGGGCCTGGCGGTGTCGCTGCCGTTGCGGGCCGAGGGGTTCTCGGGATGGGCCTGCGTCGGGTGGTCGATCTTCACCAGCCTCCCCCAGCCGCTGCTGGCGGTTCCCGCCGCCCTGGCCGTGGCCATCTTCCGGCCGCTCGTCCCTCTGGGGTTCGGCCTCGCCGCCGGCGCCATGGGGTTCCTGGTCGCCAACGAGATGATCCCCGAGGCCGCCGAGCACAGCGGCCGGGGGAATGCGGCGGCGGCGGTCATCGGCGGCTTCCTGGTGATGATGCTGCTGCAGAACGTCCTGCAGTAG
- a CDS encoding ATP-binding cassette domain-containing protein, which yields MRRISKRFGAVQALRDVDLTLFPGEVLGLVGDNAAGKSTLMKILTGVYQADSGEILFDGRPVRFDGPAAARARGIEMVYQDFALCDNMDVAQNIWLGRWPRRGPFVDRATMDRRAEAVLRRLRVEVSSVRAEVATLSGGRRQSVAIARALSFEPRVLILDEPTANLSPAATREVLEVVRGLRDQGVGIIFISHRLQEIFQIGDRITVLKQGRHVGTRPVAATTEDEVLEMIVAGVRA from the coding sequence ATGCGCCGCATCAGCAAGCGCTTCGGCGCGGTGCAGGCGCTGCGCGACGTGGACCTGACGCTCTTCCCCGGGGAGGTCCTGGGGCTGGTGGGCGACAACGCCGCCGGCAAGTCCACCCTGATGAAGATCCTCACCGGCGTCTACCAGGCGGACAGCGGCGAGATCCTCTTCGACGGGCGGCCGGTGCGCTTCGACGGTCCCGCCGCGGCGCGGGCGCGGGGCATCGAGATGGTCTACCAGGACTTCGCGCTCTGCGACAACATGGACGTCGCCCAGAACATCTGGCTGGGCCGCTGGCCGCGGCGCGGACCCTTCGTGGACCGCGCCACCATGGACCGGCGGGCCGAGGCGGTGCTGCGCCGCCTGCGGGTGGAGGTCTCCTCGGTGCGCGCCGAGGTGGCCACCCTCTCCGGCGGACGACGCCAGAGCGTGGCCATCGCCCGCGCCCTCTCCTTCGAGCCGCGGGTGCTCATCCTCGACGAGCCCACGGCCAACCTCTCCCCGGCGGCCACGCGCGAGGTGCTGGAGGTGGTGCGCGGCCTGCGCGACCAGGGGGTGGGGATCATCTTCATCAGCCACCGCCTGCAGGAGATCTTCCAGATCGGCGACCGCATCACGGTGCTCAAGCAGGGTCGCCACGTCGGCACCCGCCCGGTGGCGGCAACCACCGAGGATGAGGTCCTGGAGATGATCGTCGCGGGAGTCCGCGCGTGA
- a CDS encoding DUF2892 domain-containing protein, producing MRGCVGRTDRIIRVLLGLVALGVGLRVAGPWSALFYALALVGLVTGVAGRCPLYALLGLQTCSASPRKS from the coding sequence ATGCGTGGGTGCGTCGGGAGGACAGATCGCATCATCCGTGTGCTCCTCGGACTGGTGGCGCTGGGGGTCGGGCTGCGGGTAGCCGGGCCCTGGAGCGCCCTCTTCTACGCGCTGGCGCTCGTCGGGCTGGTCACCGGGGTCGCGGGGCGGTGCCCGCTGTACGCCCTCCTGGGCCTCCAGACCTGCTCGGCGTCACCGCGGAAGTCGTAA
- a CDS encoding VIT1/CCC1 transporter family protein → MTGRSVADRQVPLWRRHWQDEGDAAYLYERLAAMEPDAERARLYRELAGVEARHVGRWADVLRDAGEAVGPYRPSLRARLLLLLARLAGREALLALLLGEEARETKAYLTGARRYGHPQAVAAARELARESAAHAERLGALLGARGEPWHRTASGGVLRNVVYGFNDGLTANFGLVMGVLGADVPHALVLVSGVAGLIADALSMGSSSYLAAQSEREVYEYEIALEREELRLMPDVEEEELSLLYQARGLPRETAAEAARRVMGRPEQALEEKTVLELGIAEQRASPLREGWITGVATAVGALIPVLPFVVAGGRAAVWTSFAVSMLAHFAVGAARSVFTGRGALRSGLDMFAVGLGVAVVGYLVGELLARALSSL, encoded by the coding sequence GTGACCGGCCGTTCCGTCGCCGACCGCCAGGTGCCCCTCTGGCGCCGCCACTGGCAGGACGAAGGGGATGCAGCCTACCTCTACGAGCGCCTGGCCGCCATGGAGCCCGACGCCGAGCGCGCGCGGCTCTACCGGGAACTGGCCGGTGTGGAGGCGCGGCACGTCGGCCGCTGGGCGGACGTGCTCCGCGACGCCGGCGAGGCGGTCGGCCCTTACCGCCCCAGCCTGCGGGCCCGCTTGCTCCTCCTCCTGGCCCGGCTGGCCGGCCGCGAGGCGCTGCTGGCGCTGCTGCTGGGCGAGGAGGCCCGGGAGACCAAGGCCTACCTCACCGGGGCGCGCCGGTACGGGCACCCGCAGGCGGTGGCGGCGGCGCGGGAACTGGCCCGCGAGTCAGCCGCCCACGCCGAGCGCCTGGGCGCCCTGCTCGGCGCCCGGGGCGAGCCCTGGCACCGCACCGCCTCGGGCGGGGTGCTGCGCAACGTCGTCTACGGGTTCAATGACGGGCTGACCGCGAACTTCGGGCTGGTCATGGGGGTGCTGGGCGCGGACGTCCCCCATGCCCTGGTCCTCGTCTCGGGGGTGGCGGGGCTCATCGCCGACGCCCTCTCCATGGGGAGCAGCAGCTACCTGGCGGCGCAGAGCGAACGTGAGGTCTACGAGTACGAGATCGCCCTCGAGCGGGAGGAGCTGCGCCTGATGCCCGACGTCGAGGAGGAGGAGCTTTCACTTCTCTACCAGGCCCGCGGGCTGCCGCGCGAGACGGCCGCCGAAGCCGCCCGGCGGGTGATGGGCCGGCCTGAGCAGGCCCTTGAGGAGAAGACGGTGCTGGAGCTGGGCATCGCCGAGCAGCGTGCCTCGCCGCTGCGGGAGGGGTGGATCACAGGCGTGGCCACCGCGGTGGGCGCGCTCATCCCGGTGCTCCCGTTCGTCGTCGCGGGCGGCCGCGCGGCGGTGTGGACCTCCTTCGCGGTGAGCATGCTCGCGCACTTCGCCGTGGGTGCGGCGCGCAGCGTCTTCACCGGCCGGGGAGCGCTGCGCAGCGGGCTGGACATGTTTGCAGTGGGGCTGGGCGTGGCCGTCGTGGGCTACCTGGTCGGGGAATTGCTGGCGCGCGCCCTCTCCTCCCTCTGA
- a CDS encoding thiamine pyrophosphate-dependent enzyme, with translation MSLNLRELSKRSQGLAPGHRACAGCGIPVLVRLLLAVAPDPPVVVNATGCLEVVSTIYPYSAWPVPWLHNAFENAAATASGVEAAARALFARGRIRRVPKVVAIGGDGGTYDIGLQSLSGAIERGHDFLYICYNNEGYMNTGIQRSSATPPGARTTTTPVGAHGRGKLEPRKDLTEIVVAHGVRYAAQASISHWGDLAKKLQKALATPGPTFLNVLTPCQPGWDYPPEDLVEIARLAVETRYWPLYEVADGRYRLTFTPRPPLPVRAWLERQGRFRHLLDDPEAVERFQAWVDANWDRLTARLK, from the coding sequence ATGTCGCTCAACCTGCGGGAGCTCTCCAAACGGTCGCAGGGCCTCGCCCCGGGCCACCGCGCCTGTGCCGGGTGCGGCATCCCCGTGCTCGTCCGGTTGTTGCTGGCCGTGGCACCGGATCCGCCCGTCGTGGTGAACGCCACGGGGTGTCTCGAGGTCGTCTCGACCATCTACCCGTACTCGGCCTGGCCTGTCCCCTGGCTGCACAACGCGTTCGAGAACGCCGCGGCCACCGCCTCGGGCGTGGAGGCGGCGGCCAGGGCGCTGTTCGCGCGCGGGCGGATCCGCCGGGTCCCGAAGGTCGTGGCCATCGGCGGCGACGGCGGCACCTACGACATCGGGTTGCAGAGCCTGAGCGGGGCCATCGAGCGCGGCCACGACTTCCTCTACATCTGCTACAACAACGAGGGGTACATGAACACGGGCATCCAGCGGTCCAGCGCAACACCGCCGGGTGCCCGCACCACCACCACCCCGGTGGGCGCGCACGGTCGGGGGAAGCTGGAGCCCCGCAAGGACCTGACGGAGATCGTGGTGGCCCACGGCGTCCGCTACGCCGCGCAGGCCAGCATCAGCCACTGGGGCGACCTGGCGAAGAAGCTGCAGAAGGCCCTGGCCACGCCGGGCCCCACGTTCCTGAACGTGCTGACGCCGTGCCAGCCGGGCTGGGACTACCCGCCCGAGGACCTCGTGGAGATCGCCCGGCTGGCCGTCGAGACGCGCTACTGGCCGCTCTACGAAGTGGCGGACGGCCGCTACCGCCTCACCTTCACGCCCCGACCGCCGCTGCCGGTCCGGGCCTGGCTGGAGCGCCAGGGCCGCTTCCGGCACCTCCTGGACGACCCCGAAGCGGTCGAGCGCTTCCAGGCCTGGGTGGACGCCAACTGGGACCGGCTGACGGCGAGGTTGAAGTAG
- a CDS encoding GYD domain-containing protein, translated as MPTYVQLVTWTERGAAAARETIQRAQRVRTEGQRMGIRFRELVWTMGRFDAVAVFEAPDDETASRFALWVGSQGAARTETVRAYTEPEMTKIVEGL; from the coding sequence ATGCCCACCTACGTGCAGCTCGTCACCTGGACGGAGCGCGGGGCGGCCGCGGCCCGGGAGACGATCCAGCGGGCCCAGCGGGTGCGGACGGAGGGCCAGCGGATGGGGATCCGTTTCCGCGAACTGGTCTGGACGATGGGGCGGTTCGACGCGGTGGCGGTTTTCGAGGCGCCCGACGACGAGACGGCGAGCCGCTTCGCCCTGTGGGTCGGCTCCCAGGGCGCGGCGCGCACCGAAACCGTCCGCGCCTACACCGAGCCGGAGATGACGAAGATCGTGGAGGGGCTCTGA